A genome region from Anolis carolinensis isolate JA03-04 chromosome 6, rAnoCar3.1.pri, whole genome shotgun sequence includes the following:
- the LOC100567529 gene encoding palmitoyltransferase ZDHHC11 has product MVNITEMACYNKRQRQTGPEQVNDHIVAPLHSRVNGWSFPLHSFQLLTLLLYSYLAIVSFGIYIPLLPNEWRRVAYVVIGIVFVHHLITHLIAVTIDPADENILAKKNYDKPMPLFDRSKFKHVIQNQHCYLCEVDVGPKTKHCSTCNKCIADFDHHCNWLNNCVGSRNYWFFFNAVVSATVGILLLILMMLYVFIQYFVDPAQLRTSPQFESVRGNATWLVFLPLAPVETTAVAILALATLSVVLGSASFLLVGHLLAFHLYLLSKKMNTYEYMTQHRSKQHTIHQELNSETTSDQTCRMEPLQELPKV; this is encoded by the exons ATGGCCTGCTATAACAAGAGGCAGAGACAGACAGGGCCTGAACAGGTAAATGACCACATAGTGGCACCGCTGCATTCTAGAGTGAACGGCTGGTCTTTCCCTCTCCACTCATTCCAGCTCCTCACCCTGTTGCTGTATTCATACTTGGCTATAGTGAGCTTCGGTATCTACATACCTCTTCTCCCAAATGAATGGAGGCGTGTTGCCTATGTT GTGATTGGCATAGTTTTTGTGCATCACTTAATCACTCATCTTATTGCAGTTACTATTGATCCAGCAGATGAAAACATACTGGCTAAGAAGAATTATGATAAACCTATGCCACTTTTTGACAGGAGCAAATTTAAACATGTTATTCAGAACCAGCACTGCTACCTCTGTGAAGTTGACGT TGGACCCAAAACTAAACATTGTAGTACCTGTAATAAATGTATTGCCGACTTCGACCACCATTGCAATTGGCTTAATAACTGTGTTGGAAGCAGAAATTATTG gTTTTTCTTCAATGCTGTGGTATCTGCTACTGTTGGGATCCTCTTACTGATTTTGATGATGCTATATGTCTTCATTCAGTATTTTGTGGATCCGGCACAACTCCGCACATCGCCTCAGTTTGAAA GTGTCCGTGGAAATGCCACTTGGTTGGTATTTCTTCCTCTTGCCCCAGTAGAAACAACAGCAGTTGCAATTTTGGCTTTAGCAACATTAAGTGTTGTTCTGGGATCAGCGTCTTTCCTCCTTGTTGGACATTTACTTGCGTTTCATCTCTATCTCT TGAGTAAGAAGATGAATACATATGAATACATGACTCAGCATCGATCTAAACAGCATACGATACATCAGGAACTGAACTCGGAGACAACATCAGACCAAACTTGCAGAATGGAACCATTACAG GAGTTACCTAAAGTATGA